From Pirellulales bacterium, the proteins below share one genomic window:
- the nagB gene encoding glucosamine-6-phosphate deaminase, giving the protein MRVIVEKDAESVARRGARFVAEIVRRRPTCVLGLATGGTVVGLYRELIRLHREGGLDFSRVASFNLDEYVGLDPTHPQSYRHFMQENLFDHLNIDVRNTHVPDGRALDFDAHCEQYERMIRDEGGIDLQLLGIGSDGHIAFNEPGSSLGSRTRLKTLTSETVRDNARFFGSEEEVPRCAITMGVGTILESRRCLLLACGASKAKAIAATIEGPVTAQVTASALQLHRDVVCVVDEAAAGSLARREYYRQVEEAQARYQPDRA; this is encoded by the coding sequence ATGCGCGTGATCGTCGAGAAAGATGCCGAATCCGTGGCCCGCCGTGGGGCTCGTTTCGTGGCCGAAATCGTCCGCCGCCGTCCCACCTGCGTGCTGGGGCTGGCCACCGGCGGGACCGTCGTTGGGTTGTACCGCGAGCTGATCCGCCTGCACCGCGAAGGGGGGCTCGACTTCTCGCGCGTCGCCAGCTTCAATCTCGACGAGTATGTCGGCCTCGACCCGACCCACCCGCAAAGTTACCGGCATTTCATGCAGGAGAACCTCTTCGATCACCTCAATATCGACGTGCGCAACACGCACGTGCCCGACGGCCGCGCGCTCGACTTCGACGCCCACTGCGAGCAGTACGAGCGGATGATCCGCGACGAAGGGGGGATCGACTTGCAGTTGCTCGGCATCGGCAGCGACGGCCACATCGCCTTCAACGAGCCGGGCTCGTCGCTGGGGAGCCGCACCCGGCTGAAGACGCTGACCTCCGAAACCGTACGCGACAACGCCCGCTTCTTCGGCAGCGAGGAAGAGGTTCCTCGCTGTGCGATCACGATGGGCGTGGGCACGATCCTCGAATCGCGCCGCTGCCTGCTCCTGGCCTGCGGGGCATCCAAGGCCAAAGCCATTGCCGCCACGATCGAGGGGCCGGTCACCGCCCAAGTGACGGCCAGCGCCCTGCAGTTGCATCGCGACGTGGTCTGCGTCGTCGACGAAGCGGCCGCCGGCTCGCTCGCTCGCCGCGAGTATTACCGCCAGGTCGAAGAGGCACAGGCCCGCTACCAACCCGATCGTGCCTAG
- a CDS encoding ParA family protein, whose protein sequence is MRTIAIINQKGGVGKTTTSVNLSAALSALGRRVCVLDLDPQAHATLHLGIAPGRDDRSIYDVLTGSASLADVRCRVSDQLWVVGSHIDLAAAEVELAGVVGREMILRDKLRDDREDFDLLLVDCPPSLGVLTLNALSAVDEVIIPLQPHFLALHGLGKLLETVELVRQRINPRLRVTGIVLCMYDGATKLAAEVGQDIEDFLAHGREQRSPWSQAVLFQTRIRKNIRLAEAPSFGQSIFDYAADSNGAADYLALAHEIFLEPGPAESSASTAEEPAASGLTS, encoded by the coding sequence ATGCGGACCATTGCAATCATCAATCAAAAGGGGGGCGTCGGCAAGACGACCACCTCGGTGAATCTGAGCGCGGCACTATCGGCGCTCGGCCGCCGCGTTTGCGTGCTCGATCTCGATCCGCAGGCGCACGCCACGCTGCACCTGGGCATCGCCCCCGGCCGCGACGATCGCTCGATCTACGACGTCCTGACCGGCTCGGCGTCGTTGGCCGACGTGCGCTGCCGCGTCTCCGACCAGCTCTGGGTCGTCGGCTCGCACATCGATCTGGCGGCGGCCGAGGTCGAGCTGGCGGGGGTCGTTGGCCGCGAAATGATTCTCCGCGACAAGCTGCGCGACGACCGCGAGGATTTCGATCTGCTGCTCGTCGACTGCCCCCCCTCGTTGGGCGTGCTGACGCTCAACGCCTTGTCGGCCGTCGACGAGGTGATCATCCCGCTCCAGCCTCACTTTCTCGCCTTGCACGGGCTGGGCAAACTGCTCGAAACGGTCGAGTTGGTGCGGCAGCGCATCAATCCGCGTCTGCGCGTCACGGGCATCGTACTGTGCATGTACGACGGCGCCACGAAGCTGGCCGCCGAAGTGGGGCAGGACATCGAAGATTTTCTGGCCCACGGGCGCGAGCAGCGCTCGCCCTGGTCGCAAGCGGTCTTGTTCCAGACACGGATTCGCAAGAACATCCGCCTGGCCGAGGCGCCCAGCTTTGGGCAATCGATCTTCGACTACGCGGCCGACTCGAACGGTGCGGCCGATTATTTGGCGCTCGCGCACGAGATCTTTCTCGAGCCTGGTCCGGCGGAAAGCTCCGCCTCGACGGCCGAGGAACCAGCCGCGTCGGGTCTCACTTCGTAG
- a CDS encoding BBP7 family outer membrane beta-barrel protein, with translation MRIFAPLSWAAAACVLGAAASAPAQQGGAAPSYLAVPAPVGQYGFTAQQAPTSGYPATQSYTAPAGYYDPTEQPAPPAPVHENKFDEALSSECCDTCQQCCEAPRSLWFGSAYGLVMTRSKPNRTWFSANSTNFDDQLLNGQDVSDDWGGGGGFTFGRAFCGCGDGCSMPAIQFSYWGLGPMNDQATLTGGYYNTPIYMSLNPLGVGMADDYFDGSPEHRLTRANEVHNVELNLIEYPVFSTNRTFNVSWLAGIRWFKFRDHLIFSAVRNGFTYGDAENTAFYDVNVDNNLIGAQLGAYANLQLTDRLSIFATPKFGIYNNYMTQNQSLYLLQQNGAPGFDINAKKNDVSFLTEIDLGVNYRFSRCITAFVGYRVVAATGIALSDDQVPPFLNDYPEMERIESDSSLVVHGATAGLWFNY, from the coding sequence ATGAGAATCTTCGCGCCTTTGTCTTGGGCGGCGGCCGCCTGCGTGTTGGGCGCCGCGGCCAGCGCGCCTGCACAGCAAGGTGGGGCAGCCCCCTCGTACCTGGCGGTGCCGGCCCCTGTCGGACAGTATGGGTTCACCGCGCAGCAGGCCCCCACGTCCGGCTATCCCGCGACGCAATCGTACACAGCGCCGGCGGGCTACTACGATCCCACCGAGCAGCCGGCTCCTCCGGCTCCGGTCCACGAGAACAAGTTCGACGAAGCGCTCAGCTCCGAGTGCTGTGACACTTGCCAACAATGCTGCGAAGCGCCCCGTTCGCTGTGGTTCGGCTCGGCCTACGGCCTGGTCATGACCCGCAGCAAGCCGAACCGCACCTGGTTCAGCGCCAACTCGACCAACTTCGACGACCAGTTGCTCAACGGCCAGGATGTGTCGGACGACTGGGGCGGCGGCGGCGGCTTCACCTTCGGCCGCGCCTTCTGCGGCTGCGGCGACGGCTGCAGCATGCCGGCGATCCAGTTCAGCTACTGGGGTCTCGGCCCGATGAATGACCAGGCGACCCTGACCGGCGGCTACTACAACACGCCGATCTACATGTCGCTCAATCCGTTGGGCGTGGGCATGGCCGACGACTACTTCGACGGCTCGCCCGAGCATCGCCTGACGCGCGCCAACGAAGTACACAACGTCGAGTTGAACCTGATCGAATACCCCGTCTTCAGCACCAACCGCACCTTCAATGTGAGCTGGTTGGCCGGTATCCGCTGGTTCAAGTTCCGCGATCACCTGATCTTCAGCGCCGTCCGCAACGGCTTCACCTACGGCGATGCGGAAAATACGGCCTTCTACGACGTGAACGTCGATAACAACCTGATCGGTGCCCAGTTGGGGGCGTACGCCAACCTGCAGCTCACCGATCGCTTGAGCATCTTCGCCACGCCGAAGTTCGGTATCTACAACAACTACATGACCCAGAACCAGTCGCTGTACCTGCTCCAGCAGAATGGTGCTCCGGGCTTCGATATCAACGCGAAGAAGAACGACGTGTCGTTCCTCACCGAAATCGATCTCGGTGTGAACTATCGCTTCTCGCGCTGCATCACGGCCTTTGTCGGCTACCGCGTGGTGGCGGCGACGGGCATCGCGTTGTCGGACGACCAGGTTCCCCCGTTCCTCAACGACTACCCCGAGATGGAACGCATCGAGTCGGATAGCTCGCTCGTCGTCCACGGTGCGACGGCCGGCCTGTGGTTTAACTACTAA